TGCAGCTCAACCCTCACGGGGATCCTGAACCTCTTGACCGAGAATTGTGGGAACAGCGCATCGACAACCTCGGTGCTTCCGGCGAACGCGTCCTTGCAGCTGCTTACCGCATGGCGAACGAAGGCGACGAGCACATCAGCCCTGCAACTGTCGACGATGGCGGATTCATCTTCCTGGGCCTTTACGGCATCATCGATCCGCCTCGGGAAGAAGCGATTGAAGCAGTCAAGACCGTCCAGCAAGCCGGCATTCGCGTTCGCATGATTACAGGCGATCATGCTTCCACAGCCTCTGCCATAGCTAGGGAGATTGGCATCGAAGGCACGCGCACGGTGACCGGCGCTGAACTAGAAGCCGCAAGTGACGAAGAGCTTCGTGACATCGTCCGCGATGCCACCGTCTTCGCGCGTACCTCCCCGGAGCACAAGCTGCGACTGGTGCAAGCACTCCAATCCAACGGAGAAGTGGTCTCAATGACGGGCGACGGCGTGAACGATGCGCCTTCGCTGAAACAAGCTGATGTCGGCGTGGCCATGGGCAACAAAGGCACCGAGGCGACCAAAGACGCAGCAGATATTGTGCTTGCCGACGACAACTTCGCCACCATTGCGGCTGCTGTAAAAATGGGGCGCACGATCTACGACAACTTGAAGAAGGCGATTGTCTTCATGCTGCCGACTAACGGCGCACAGGGATTGGTCATCTTCGTTGCGATGCTGCTAGGTATGGTCTTGCCGGTCACTCCCCTGCAGATTCTTTGGGTCAACTTAATTACTGCCGTGACCTTGGCTTTAGCATTATCCTTCGAGCCGTCGGAGCCCGGCATTATGCAGCGAAAGCCACGTGACCCGCACGCGTCTTTCCTTGATTCCGAAGCGATCACGAAGATTGCCTACGTTTCATTGTTGATTGGTGGGGCAACGATCGGAGTTTTCTCGCTGGAGATGTGGATGCATGGAGATGTGCAAGTTTCGCGCACCGTCGCAGTCAATACCCTGGTGGTGGCGCAAATCTTCTATCTCTTCGCCGCACGCTTTAGCCGCGTCAGTTCGTTGCGAAAAGAGCTCTTTACGACGAACCCAGTCTCGTGGATGTGCGTGGGGATCATGTTGGTGCTGCAAGCGCTTTTCGTCTACACACCGTTTATGCAGTTCGCGTTTGGAACTACTGCGGTAGGTCCCGCTTCCTGGGGTATTCCGCTCGTTGTCGGACTGATCGTGTTCTTCGCGGTGGAAATTGATAAGGCTATTCGGCGCGCCCAGGAGTCACGGCGGTAACGAACTTCTTAACTGTCGGGCTCACCCACCCCACCACCACACCGATCAGCAGCGCAGAAATGACAGTGCCCTCGCGCAGACCGCGAAGTTCACCGAACAAGATAAAAGATGCGATGACGGCGATCGTGACAAGGATGATGTCGTTGCCTTGCTTGACGTGATGGAATTTCCACCCCGTGACTACGCTGACCGCTGATACCACACCCTCACCAGGCAAGAACAGCAGATTGGGAACCACGGTCAGAGAAACACCAAGACCGAGAATGAATGTGCCAAGCAAAACCGACGCAATTTTGAGCATGTAGTTCTGCGGGTCAAAGCCGGAAAACAAGGCCATCCACAAATCTAGGGTGACGGACGCGACGAAAATCGCCGGGATTTGCCACCAGGCGTGGAGGGGAAACTCCCTACGTAGCAAGAGAAGCTGGACACCGATCAGAATCATGTTCCACACTGCTGTCCAACCACCGAAGGAAAGCCCACCGGCCAGCGTTGCAACCCAGACTGGTGCGGACACTGGCGAGGTACCAAGACCAGCCAAAGTGATGAACGCGACCCCGAGCATCACAAATGACACACCGACGATCGAGATCAGGAATCGGACTGCTAGGCCAGCTCCACGATTTCCATGTACTCGTCGCTCCAAAGATCCTCGTCTCCTTCTGGCATGATGATGACACGTTCTGGTTCCAGCGCTTGCACAGCACCGGGATCGTGCGTAACTAGTACTACCGCGCCAGTATAGGTGCGCAGGGCATTTAGGACTTGTTCGCGAGACTGTGGATCAAGGTTGTTGGTGGGCTCGTCGAGAAGCAAAACATTCGCCCTCGAAGACACCAAAGTTGCTAGGGCTAGTCGGGTTTTCTCACCGCCCGAAAGGGTACCCGCGGGCTGATCCAACTTATCGCCGGAAAACATGAACGCACCCAACAGACCGCGCAGATCTTGCTGACCCGCATCTGGACACGCTTCGATGGTGTTTTGCCATACGGACTTGTCGGGGTCAATGGTGTCGTGCTCCTGGGCGAAGTAGCCGATCTTCAAGCCGTGGCCCGAGACGATTCCTCCCTCACCGTCTGTGCGCTCGACACCTGCCAGTAGTTTGAGCAGCGTCGTCTTGCCCGCACCGTTTGTTCCTAGAACCACGACACGAGAACCTTTATCGATTGCTAAGTCAACACCCGCAAACACTTCAAGCGACCCGTACATCTTGGTCAGGCCCTTGGCGTTCATGGGGGTCTTGCCACACGGAGCTGGCTCCGGGAATGAGATGCTTGCGACGCGATCTGCCAAACGAACGTCATCAACCTCGTCCAACATGCGCTCGGCGCGGGCAAGCATCTGCTTCGATGCGGCCGCCTTCGTTGCCTTGGCACCCAGCTTCGCTGCCTGCTTTTTCAAGGCGGAAGCCTTCTTTTCTGCGTTCGCACGTTCGCGACGTCGACGTGCCTCGTCCAAAGCACGTGCGTCCTTGTATTTGGCAAAGCCCATGTTGTAGACGTCGGCCTCTGTGCGCACCGCATCGAGGAACCAGATCTTATTGCACACGGCTTCGAGCAAGTCGACATCGTGTGAAATCATGATCAAGCCACCTTCATGCTTGGACAAGAAAGTACGCAACCACGAAATCGAATCGGCGTCGAGGTGGTTGGTCGGCTCGTCGAGAAGCAGCGTCGTCGTTGACTTGCCCGCGCCACTATTGGCGGCGAAAAGAATCTGTGCCAGCTCCACGCGACGGCGTTGTCCACCCGAGAGGGTTTTCAGCGGCTGGTCGAGAATGCGCTCCGGCAGTCCTAGGTTGTCACAAATCTGGGCTGCCTCTGCGTCAGCCTCATAGCCGCCGAGTGCGTGGTAGCGCTCTTCCAAGCGGGAGTACTTGCTAATAGCGGTATCACGTTTGGAACCTTCCTCGGTCTCCATGATCTCCTGCTGGCGATCCATAGACGCGCGAATCTGGTCCAAGCCACGAGCAGAAAGGACGCGATCGCGGGCAGTCTGGTCGATATTGCCTTCGCGTGAATCCTGCGGCAGGTAGCCGATCTCGCCTGAGCGGATCACAGAGCCGCCGTACGGCTCGGTT
The Corynebacterium breve genome window above contains:
- a CDS encoding YczE/YyaS/YitT family protein — encoded protein: MERRVHGNRGAGLAVRFLISIVGVSFVMLGVAFITLAGLGTSPVSAPVWVATLAGGLSFGGWTAVWNMILIGVQLLLLRREFPLHAWWQIPAIFVASVTLDLWMALFSGFDPQNYMLKIASVLLGTFILGLGVSLTVVPNLLFLPGEGVVSAVSVVTGWKFHHVKQGNDIILVTIAVIASFILFGELRGLREGTVISALLIGVVVGWVSPTVKKFVTAVTPGRAE
- a CDS encoding ABC-F family ATP-binding cassette domain-containing protein, which encodes MIVTNDLEVRVGARTLLEAPGQHLRVQPGDRIGLVGRNGAGKTTTMRILSGETEPYGGSVIRSGEIGYLPQDSREGNIDQTARDRVLSARGLDQIRASMDRQQEIMETEEGSKRDTAISKYSRLEERYHALGGYEADAEAAQICDNLGLPERILDQPLKTLSGGQRRRVELAQILFAANSGAGKSTTTLLLDEPTNHLDADSISWLRTFLSKHEGGLIMISHDVDLLEAVCNKIWFLDAVRTEADVYNMGFAKYKDARALDEARRRRERANAEKKASALKKQAAKLGAKATKAAASKQMLARAERMLDEVDDVRLADRVASISFPEPAPCGKTPMNAKGLTKMYGSLEVFAGVDLAIDKGSRVVVLGTNGAGKTTLLKLLAGVERTDGEGGIVSGHGLKIGYFAQEHDTIDPDKSVWQNTIEACPDAGQQDLRGLLGAFMFSGDKLDQPAGTLSGGEKTRLALATLVSSRANVLLLDEPTNNLDPQSREQVLNALRTYTGAVVLVTHDPGAVQALEPERVIIMPEGDEDLWSDEYMEIVELA